The Roseimicrobium gellanilyticum DNA segment GCCGATCTCGACATTGAGATTCACCCCGGTCTTCTGACGTCCGGGGTGAAACCACAGGGTGAGGCGCAGGCCGTCTTCGGACCAGAGTTCTGTTTCGCGGAACGGCTCAGGCACGATCTTGCCGTCGGCATCCATCACGCTGCAGTGCTGCAGGAACACACCCTGCTGCATGGGCTCGCTGAAGTGCAGGTAGAACTTCAGATGATTTGCCGGCAACACGGACCCGCTGGGATGGATGCTGCTCAACTGGGGTGGCGTCGGCGTAAGGGGGGGAGACGGCTCGCCCGCGAAGGCGGACCAAGACCACCCCAGTGCCACGGCACAGGAGAGCAGCGCGCGTTTCATCAGATGGTCCTCAGGGCAGCGCCGCCACTTCGAGCTTCAGCTTGTCGCCTTCTTCGCGGAGCACGACCATGCGGGCGTCATCGAGACGATCAATCTGCACAGCTCCGGAGAGGGTGTCGAGGATTTCGATGCCGGGTGTTTGGGTGGGCTCCTTGATGTTGCGGCGCAGGGCTTTCTCGTTCACTTGATCCGGCGCATTGCGGTTGATGAGGTCCATGCTGATGCGCACGCCCCAGTACTTGGAGGGGCCGAAGTAGGGCTCGCGGAAACGCTGGGTGTTCGTCACCACCCAGGAGCCCTTGGCATTGGTGTAGGCGAAGACATCGAGCGGCCGGTTGCCGCTGCCGAGTTCCACCACGCTGGTACCCCGCACGTTCGCTCCGGAGGAGAGGTCCTTCAGCGGGAACTTCGCGAGTGGTGTGCAGGCGAAGGCGCCGAGCACACAGGGCGTGCCATTGTCATTGTGCGGGATGAAGCTCTGGATGGGGGCCTTGGTCTCCCACTTGCCGTGCGCTACATGATAAGTTTCTGCGCTGTAGATGCTGCCTGAAGCCGAAGCATCAAGCGGAAGTGGAATGGAGAAAATCTTGCTGCTGAATTCCTCATTGCTCTGTCCGGTGACCAGCACGCGGTCATGAGTCATGGCCACATCGGAGAGATTGCGCACGGCGGAAGTTTCGCTCTTGGGAAGGGCCACGCGCACATGCTCCAGCTTGGCGAGATCCAGCTTTGAGGCCTTTCCATCTGGGGAGATGACCACGATGGCCACGCTCTTCGCGGCGTTGTCACGCACGGAGAAGTAGATGTTGCCGCTGGCATTGGCGGCCATATCCACAATCTGGATCTTGTCAGCGGTGGTGCCGAGTGCACCAGCTATGGCACCTGCGGTGTCTGCAAGGGGTTGAGCAAGGGCTTTCGTCGCACCCGTGTCTCCCGTGCTCACGGCCACGATGGCGGGCACACCGGGCTCAGCGATCAGCAGCACGCCATCCGCACCGAAGGAAATCGGGCCGATGGATTTCAAGGCAGGGTCACCCTTGGTGGGGTTCTTCAGGTTCTGCGCGGCATGCAGCGGTGCTGCTTGCAGGGAGAGCGCTGCCACGGCGGACAGCGCGAGGAGTCGGGCGTTTGGCATGAGTGCGGAAGGTTCGGGTTTGGAACTCTGACACTGACACTTTTTGAGGGCCGGGAGACAGGAAACGCAGCGGGCGTGGCGGGCCTATCGGCTGGCCGAGGCCTTTGATTTCACATTCCACCCCACGGGTTGGGTCCAGGCCATTTGGGTCTGGTTTTCATAGGTGGGATTCACATGCGGCTTCGTGGAGGTGATGACAGCGCGCACATAGAGTTCGTCACCGGTGAGCTTGTACTCGACCGTCTCACCGGGGAGCGTGGCGAAGGTTTTGCCGATGTCTGCAGAGTACACTTTGCGCACGGGCTGGGGATCCTTCTCCGCGTTCGTGGGCCGTTCGCTCACGGTGGCGTCGTATTTCTTCGGGGTGCCGACAATCTTCGTGGTGTAGGACACCCCGGGTTCGCCCTGGATGCGGACCTTCAGCACACCATCCTGGAACTGCACATCTGCCAGCGTCACGCCCGTGGAGGCATAGAAATCGCCGGCGCGCATGGCGGAGATGAGGGCATCTGGCTTGAGGGACTTCGAGCGCACCATGACCCAGCCGCGGCCGGGGGCGCTGTCTTCACCATGGTAGTGGTGGGAGTCGTCCGTGCCCACGCCATAGAGCGGTGGCGCATCGAGCTTGCTGATGCGGATCGTGTTGGCGATGTCCCAGAGCATCTCATGGCCGTAGCGGGTGGCGTCGCCGAGGTAGTTGATGCTGGGGTGGCCGTTGAAGATTTCGAAGAAGTTTTCCTCCAGCACCTCGGCCATATCCTCGGCAGTGAGAGCCCAGCGGAAGTTGGGGTGATTGATATGTGTGAGCATGGGCTGCCCCGTACGCTTCTCCTGCTCGCGAATGGCCTGCAGATTCTTGCGCATCACATCCTTGAAGCTGGTGCCTTCGATGGGCTTGACCTCCTCCTTCAGGTTGAAGGCCACCATGTGAATGGGCGCCTTCAGTTCCGGTGTCACTGCGAAGTTCGCGCTCAGTTCCTCTGCAGGGACAAGAAGGAACTCGCCCTCCTTTTCAAACTTGGGGCGGTACTCCTCCAGCATCTTGAGGCGCACTTCCTTCACGCCATCCTTCTCGCGCCGTTCCACCCAGGTGTCGCCGAAGCGCTCGAGGTACTTGGCCATGGCTGTTTTCCCAACGGACTTCTGCCGCTTCAGGATGGTGGGTTCGGCCATCCAGACTTCCTTCGCGTGGAGCACGTTGTGGTCGGACAGCGCGAGGAAGTTGTACCCGCGCTGCTGGTACCAATCCACGATCATCTCCGGAAAGTCATTGCCATCACTCCAGAGGCTGTGGGTGTGGGTGTTGCCCTTGTACCAGCGCGGCGTGGCACTGTCCGCAGTGCCGGCGGTTTCTTTGGCCTGGGCGGGCTTGGTCTGGATGACAAGACCGACTGCGGCGGCACCGGCGGCGGCGAGCAGGAAGGAGGGGAGGGCGAAGCGTGGCATCCCGACCAAACGACTCTGAAAGGGCGGGTCCTTTCAGCAGGATCTCATGGATTGTCTTTGGCCGGATTCAGTGCTTCAGAAGCCCATGACTTGGAGACGACTCCTGCGCCGCACCGTGATTCTGTGGAATGTGGCTGCTCCGTTCGCGGCCATTGCCCTGGTGATGTCAGGGCTCCTGTGGTGGGCGCTGGGGCTCCTGATGACGGGTCATGCCCTGTGGCTGATCTCCACCTTGATCCCGGCGTGCCAGTGGTGCGGCGAAGTGGTGACAACCTTGTCACAAGCAAGGGGTGAAAAGGAACCGGTGGGTGCAGAGAGCAAGGAGGTGTGGCTGACCATTGATGACGGGCCCCATCCGGAGGATACGCCGCGGTTGCTGGATCTGCTGGATGCGCACCAGGCCAGGGCGACCTTCTTCTTCATCGGAGCGAATGCGAAGAAGCATCGCAAGCTGGTGCGGCAGGTCATCAAGCGCGGCCATGAGGTGGCGAACCACACCATGAATCATCCTCAGTACTGGTACTGGGCCTACGGCCCCGGATCTGCGGAGCGTGAAATCGACGAGTGCCAGAAGGTGCTGAGCGACGTCGCCGATGTCACACCAAGATGGTTCCGCGCGCCCGCAGGCTTCAAGAATCCCATCGTGCAGCAGCATGTGGAGAAGACCGGCTTGCGTGTCGCAGCTTGGTCAGCGCGTGGACACGACGGCGTGGTGACGGACAAGGAGCGTGTGCTGCAGCGATTGTACTCCGAAATTCAGCCCGGAGGAATCATCCTCATGCACGAGGGACGTGTGGCAGATGGTGGCGGTCGGTTGGCACCGCAAGTGCTGGATGAACTGCTAAAGTGGCTGGGTGAAAAGGGGTATCGATGTGTGGTGCCGTGACGGTCCATCTGAAATGCCCTAGCTCCGTTTCCTCCTGCACACCATCAGGTGGTTGTTGAACCAGGAGCCCTTTTCCGGCTTCTGCATCTCCGCGATTTCCAATCCGGCTTTCTCAAAGACACCTCCCAGTTCTTCCAGCGTGGGATAACTCACTGGGGGCGACTTCATCAGACCGAATGCGGCCATGATCTTGTCTGTGCCTGCGGTGAAGCGGTAGCGCCAGCTCGTGTCACGAATGCCACTGCGAATGATGAGGTCGCCCTCCGGGGACAAGTGGGACGCGCATTGCCTGAGAAGCTGTGCTTGCTCGGCTGCGGGCAGGTAGTGCAGCACATCCAGCAGGCACACGTGACCCTTTGTGTCCGGCCAGGGCTGGCGTGCGTCCAGCAGATGATACTGCGGGGGGGGTGTGTATTGGGTGGCTACGGATTGGGCCGCTTGGATCTTGGCGGCATCAAAATCAATGCCTGTGTACGCAGCGGAGTGGCCGCACTCACGAAGGAAAAAGCCGAGCAAACCACGGCCGCATCCCACATCGAGCACCGGCAGATTGGCCGCACGCAGCCGCGGGAGCAGGGATGCAAAGAGTGGGTCAGCAGTGAGTTTCCACTTCACCCACTCCTGGTCGAACTTCGTGGCGAAGCGGACCGAGATGGCTTTTGCGATGGTCTTGCGCTCTGCTGCAATCTCCACGCGGCCTTGGTTTTTGGGGCTCAGAGAATGTCCGGTCCGTACGGAGGCGTGGGGCTCAGACGGGCGCGCAGGGCGGAATCGTCCAGCGCGCGATCCACCACATCCTGCAGGGCGCGGGAGACCAGCTCACGCAGCATGGGCACGGGCGAGCCACTGCCGGGAAGGTAGGCGCTGTTCTCACGTTCACCGCTGTAGATGCGGCTGAAGACCACCTGGCCACTGCTCACGCGGACCACATTCACACGGATCTTCGCATAGGCAGCAGGACGGATGACTTGGTCGGTGTGGAGCGTGAGGATCTCACCGGTCAGCACGTAGGGGGCGCCACGGCCGGCGAGCATGCCACGGGAGCTCATGCCGTGGGCAAAGGCATTGCGCACCACCTGTTCCACCGGGATCTTGGTGTTCACGCGTTCGAGCGGTGTGCCGATGGGCGTGCGCACGGTGCCGATATAGTAGCTGCCCTCACGACGCATGTCCGCAAAGCGTCCGGCGGACATCTTGCGGGGGCCGGGTGCTCCTTGGGAAAGGCCAGGCTGGTAATCGAGGCTCACCTCTGTCGACGAGCAGTTTGCCAGCAGCAGGCCGCCAGCCAGCGCCATAAGGCATCGCAGGAATGAAGCGCGGGAATTCATGTGGTCGATGTACCATGAAGCCGGAGGCGAATCAACACGCGATGTCCCGCGTGACTGGAGCCGCACTCCGGTTGGGAGAGAGGTTTGAGAAAAGTGGCTTCCTGCCTGTTCCTCACGGAACGCGGAAGACCTTGCCCGTGGTGGGATCCATGGCCAGTGAGCCAGTGGGCAGACCGGTCACATCAAGCTCGTTGTACGGAGGGTAGGGGCTCTTCACGAGTCCTGCCTTCGTGGTCTTGGTGCCGGTGAGGGTGGCTCCACCGCTCGTGGGAGGCGTGGAGGTGGAATTGCTGGTGCTGCTGCCACTGCCGGTGCCCTTTTCCTTGGCGGTGTTGGACGCCACAACCGTCTCCTTCTGCTTTTCCGCTGGAGGATCCTGCTTGGGTGTCGTCGGAGCGGTCTTGGTCGTCGTCTTCGACTGAGGTTCTGTCCTGGTTTCAGGAAGTGATTCTTCGACTTCCTTCTTGGGTTCGGACTTTTTGGAAAAGAGACCGCCTTTGGACTGGGTGTGGGGAGGGGTTTCCTCCACTTTCTTCTGCTCTTCCACGCGCGGCTTCTGCTTCACGGGTGCTGGGGGCTGCTCCTGCACAGGTGCCTCATCACGACGCATGCGCTCAGGCTCCTGCGCCCTCTGCTGGCGTGGGCTGCTGTAGGGCATGTCGCGGTGATCTTCCTGCGGTTGGGTCAGGTGGTTCTGTGAAGGAGGCGGGGGCACCGGGCGTTGCTGATACTCCGGAGGAGCATCGTACGCGGCGGCGGGAGGAGGGGAGTCCAGATTGTAGCGATGACCACTCTGAGGACGGGAGTTCGCGGGCGGAGCGTATCCGCGGTAGCGGGTGTCAGGCTGTTCACCCCAGACAAGGTCCTTCACGAAATTCAGAAAACGGGTGCCGACGCGGGGCTTCTGCCCGGACGGGGGATACTGTTCCTGGGCGAAGCTGCTGGTGGCGAAAGAGCAGGCACCCAGAACACACACTGCCATGACCGCTTTGGGCATGACGCGGCCAGGTTGGAAGGAGGTCTTCATGGCAACTACAAAGTGAGGCTGATTATCAAGAAATGCAAGCCATTTGGCCTGCAACCGGGGGCGTTTTCAGATTATGGTTTTTTGGCACACGCGATGGACGAATCGCGCGCGGTATTATTCACCTCCCGTCTTTCAAACGGTGCGCAGGAGTCCTTTTGCCGTATAGGCACCTAGAATCGCGATCTTGCGCAGCTTGCTCAGTCCGATGCGAGGACCGAAGACCTGGAAGCGGCGCTGACGAATTTTCTCCAGGATTTCCCCGTACATCTGCCCCATCATCTCGGCGGCAAGCATGTGACGCCGATCCTCCTTCGGAAGGAGGCTGGCAGCTTGGGAGAAAAATCCGCGTGCCCGATCGTGTTCGCACTGCATGAGCGCCTCGAACTCAGGCGTGTGGCGACCTTCCAGAAGATCCGCCTCCGTCACGCCAAAACGCTGAAGGTCTTCCTGCGGAAGGTAGATGCGGCCATTGCGCGCGTCCTCCGCCACATCGCGGATGATGTTCGTGAGTTGCAACGCGTAGCCCAGCGCTACGGCGTACTCCTTGCAGACCGGGTTCTTGTACCCAAAGATTTCGATGCTCACCAGGCCGACCACGCAGGCGACCTTGTAGCAGTAGGCGAGGAGGTCCTCGTAGGTGCGGTAGCGCGTGGTGACGAGGTCTGAGGCCACTCCATTCACGATTTCCGCAAGCAGAGCGGGATCGATGGGGTAGCGCCCGGGCAGTTCAGCGACCTCCGCCTGCAGTTCATCCGGGGCATCAAAACCGTGCAGGATCCCGTGCTTCCATTCATCCAGTGCCAGCTGCCGCTCCTCCACGGTATCCACAGGTTCGTCTGCGATGTCGTCAATGACGCGGCAGAAGGCGTAGAAGGTCATCATATCCTCCTTGCGCTGGCGCGGCAGGGTGGAGAGCGCAAAGGCAAGGTTCGACTTGCTGCGGCGCGCGATCTCGCGGCCCACCGGGGCGGCTCGGCTTGGCGTTTTCTCAGACATGGGAGGGTTCCTTGTCAAGATACCCACCCCGAAGCAGAAGCAAGGCAGCGCTGACGAAAAGCCAGGAATGAAGGGAGGCCTCCAGAATGCTGGCGACGAGGAGCCGGGTCACCATGCGGGCTGGGGGAAGGACAGAGGGCAGCACGTGCAGGGCGAACTCCAGCAGTACCAGAAGTGGCACTGCCGTAAGGGCGAACATCAGCATGGGCAGCCAGGCGCGCCCCCACCATCGGGTGGCCACGGCTCCCGCCTTCAGGAAATCCACCCGGGCTGCGGCCGCCGCCAGAGGCAGGGGGGCGAGGAAGACGAGGAACTGCGGCATGAGCCATTCACGCACGGTGCGGGTGGTGGCGTCGGTGCGCTCCGCCATCCACCACCACGCTGCGTGAATCACCGCGAGCACGAGAATGGTTCTCCACCGGGCCAAGGCGGGGCGTAGGGCAGCATCTGAAAGGAGGGACTCCCGCGAGGCGATGAAGTAGCAGCAGAGCCACATCTGGCCGGCGGCGCTGAAAAGGCCCATGAGGATGGCCCCTGGTACCGTCCCCGCGAGAAACGGAGGTGGATAGATGGCCTGATGAAAGAGCATGGCGAAGCGTTGCCAGCCGCGCGCCGCCAGGTCGAAGAAGACATCCGGCCAGGGGGAGAGCGCATGCGCCATCACCGGCGGCGGGGGATCCCCGGTGCGCAGGCTCCATGCTTCATGCACCATGAGGGAGGCCATGAGCCACAGGAAGGGGGCCGGATGCCGACCCAGCCAGGCCAGCGCATCGCGGAAGAGTCGCGCCTGGGGGTGGACCACGAGGTGCAGTGCCACGCACAGGGCAAACGCCCCCAGCCAGAGAAATGGCTCCATTTCACCGGGAGGCGGCGTGCTGGCAACAATGAGGGGGGCACCGACCAAACGTACGCCATGTTGGCGCGGGGACCGGAGGGTGTGCAAGTGTGAAGGTGCAAAGCATTGCCTAAGAACGCGGCGACTGCCGGCGACCGATTGCGGATGGTGGGAGCTTCCAGTAGAGAGGCGCATGCAGCCCACGCATCGCGGTCTCCTGCACCATCTCGTCATCACCGTTTCGAGCGTCTCCCGGTCAGCGCCCTTTTATGGAACGATGTTCCGTCATCTTGGGTATGAATTGGGAGGCAGCAGTTACGGTGGGAGCTATGAGTATGAGGACTGGCGGAGGATGGACCAGGATACGCCGCATGAAATCAGCATCGTGACGGCGGACCCCAAGCTCGCGGAGGTGCCGCATCGTCGCGGCGCCGTGGGACATCACCATCATCTGGCCTTTTGTGCGCTGGACCGTGCGGACGTGGATCGCTTCCATGCGGACGTGCTGGTGCCGTTGGAGGAGAAAGGGCTTTGCACCATCGAGGATGCCCCGTGCGATTGCCCGGAGTACGGGCAAGGATACTACGCGACGTTCTTTGCGGATCCAGACGGGCTCAAGTATGAGTTCGTGAGCAATCCGAATCACCGAAGAAGGCATGAGTAAGCTGCAGGCAGATCAAGCGTATGCGAATCAACAAATCGTGCACTACGTGTGGGCAGGCTTTCACTCGTCCGAAGACATCGAGCGAACTCTACTGGAGGACGTTTTTCAACCAGGCGATCTCGATGCTGATTGGGTGAGGGCGGGTATCGATCGGGAGTTTGCGAAAAAGCTCGAACAGCAGATCGACTGGCCGGAAAAGACGGATTGTGATCGTCTTGATGAGGTTTTCGCTGAGTTGGAAGGACAACAACTCATTGCTCTTCAGAATGCCGGATACACACAGTCCGACGGCATGGAAGACATGAGCGAAATCTGGCACGAGCGAGGTGCTGAAAAATCCGGAGTGGTGGGCTACTGCTTCTACCACGGGCAGGATCTCGAGCGGGTCGTGAAAGGCGAGCCGCTGTATCTCACCTATGGTGACATTGCCGGAGATGATGCCAGGGGGGTGGTGATTGGGGAACTGATTTGCCGTGTCCTTGAGAGGCATGGATTCACCACGAACTGGGACCGGAACATCAAGACCCGCATGCACATTGCAGGCATCGATTGGAAGCGCAGGACTCCTGACTACTGATGCAGGGGGGCGCACTCGATTTTTCGCAAACGAGAGCAACTGTCCTTAGGGGTGAGTAAAGTATTTTCCGAGGTGAAAGCCGTATCACGTTTCCGGTTTTTCGTCCGGATATCCGGTGATACAATCATGGCTGCATGTGCGCTGTGGCAGCGCGCCGCAGAAACCATCTGCGTCCATGAACACGCCCCAGGAGCACCTGATTTCCGATGCCTCGGGCGCGTACTCAAGGAAGGTGTGGCTTATGGCAGCGCCGGAGAAGCTTCCTGCCACACGCCTGGGAGTCTTTCTCGATGGGGAGTACTATGTGAATCACATGAACGCGCCCGGCATGATCGGGTCCCTGCAACAGGGGGAAATGATCCTGCCGATGGCATGTGTGTTTGTGTCGCACGTGGATGGTGCGGCGAGGCATCGGGATCTGACCTGCAATCCCGAGTATGCAGCATTCATTGCGCGTGATGTGGTGGGGTGGGCGCGAAGAAGACTCCCTGAACTGGCGAAGGGCGGCCACCTCATCGCCGGGCCAAGTCTCGGTGGACTCGCATCGGCGTTTACGGCGGTGCAGTATCCACAGGTGTTTGCCCGGTGCTTGAGTCAATCAGGTTCCTTCTGGTGGAAAGAAGAGTGGCTTGCGAAACACCTGCATCAAATGCCACATGCGCAGTCCAAGTTCTGGCTGAGTGTGGGCGACCGGGAAACCGCATTTGGTGTCTCGCATCCGCCGACAGGTCTGCGCCAGGAAGTGACGCAGATCGCAGCCTGCGAACGTTTCGCAAAGGCGCTGGCGACACAGAACCATCGCGTGCTCTACCGGGTTTTTGAAGGCGGCCATGAGCTCAGTCCATGGAAGGACGAACTGCCCAACGCGCTACAGTGGCTGCTTTCGTGAGGCGCGATGCCTAGCGAATTGGTCCCCAGTGCTTCGTCAGCGGCCAGTAGCAGAACCAACCTGGGCCCACCACGTTCTGTCGTGGCACTGCACCCCAGAACCGGCTGTCACTGCTGCTGTAGCTGTTGTCCCCGAGGGCCATGTACTCATCCTTCGGGTAAGTCAGGAGCTCCATCGGCAGGGGCACGAAGCCGTTGCGTGAGTAGCCGCGGTAACCGGGTTCCTTCTGGTCAATGACTCTGCGGATACCAGGCTCGGTCGCAGGCTGGCCATTGATGAGCACCTCCGGCGGGCGGACATCAATGGTGTCTCCCGGCACGCCGGCGAGGCGCTTGATGTAGTGCTGGGAGCCCCAGTTGCTGTTGAAACGGGATTCCTGCTCGATGCCGCGGATGTTTTTCGTGGTGAACACGAATACTTCACCGCGTTCTGGGCGGCGGAAGTGGTATGCGAATTTGTTTACGATGACGTGGTCGCCGTTGCGCACGATGCCACGGGCAAGCAGCTGGCCCTT contains these protein-coding regions:
- a CDS encoding polysaccharide deacetylase family protein, whose amino-acid sequence is MTWRRLLRRTVILWNVAAPFAAIALVMSGLLWWALGLLMTGHALWLISTLIPACQWCGEVVTTLSQARGEKEPVGAESKEVWLTIDDGPHPEDTPRLLDLLDAHQARATFFFIGANAKKHRKLVRQVIKRGHEVANHTMNHPQYWYWAYGPGSAEREIDECQKVLSDVADVTPRWFRAPAGFKNPIVQQHVEKTGLRVAAWSARGHDGVVTDKERVLQRLYSEIQPGGIILMHEGRVADGGGRLAPQVLDELLKWLGEKGYRCVVP
- a CDS encoding class I SAM-dependent methyltransferase produces the protein MEIAAERKTIAKAISVRFATKFDQEWVKWKLTADPLFASLLPRLRAANLPVLDVGCGRGLLGFFLRECGHSAAYTGIDFDAAKIQAAQSVATQYTPPPQYHLLDARQPWPDTKGHVCLLDVLHYLPAAEQAQLLRQCASHLSPEGDLIIRSGIRDTSWRYRFTAGTDKIMAAFGLMKSPPVSYPTLEELGGVFEKAGLEIAEMQKPEKGSWFNNHLMVCRRKRS
- a CDS encoding phytoene/squalene synthase family protein, which produces MSEKTPSRAAPVGREIARRSKSNLAFALSTLPRQRKEDMMTFYAFCRVIDDIADEPVDTVEERQLALDEWKHGILHGFDAPDELQAEVAELPGRYPIDPALLAEIVNGVASDLVTTRYRTYEDLLAYCYKVACVVGLVSIEIFGYKNPVCKEYAVALGYALQLTNIIRDVAEDARNGRIYLPQEDLQRFGVTEADLLEGRHTPEFEALMQCEHDRARGFFSQAASLLPKEDRRHMLAAEMMGQMYGEILEKIRQRRFQVFGPRIGLSKLRKIAILGAYTAKGLLRTV
- a CDS encoding VOC family protein, with the protein product MQPTHRGLLHHLVITVSSVSRSAPFYGTMFRHLGYELGGSSYGGSYEYEDWRRMDQDTPHEISIVTADPKLAEVPHRRGAVGHHHHLAFCALDRADVDRFHADVLVPLEEKGLCTIEDAPCDCPEYGQGYYATFFADPDGLKYEFVSNPNHRRRHE
- a CDS encoding DUF6891 domain-containing protein gives rise to the protein MSKLQADQAYANQQIVHYVWAGFHSSEDIERTLLEDVFQPGDLDADWVRAGIDREFAKKLEQQIDWPEKTDCDRLDEVFAELEGQQLIALQNAGYTQSDGMEDMSEIWHERGAEKSGVVGYCFYHGQDLERVVKGEPLYLTYGDIAGDDARGVVIGELICRVLERHGFTTNWDRNIKTRMHIAGIDWKRRTPDY
- a CDS encoding alpha/beta hydrolase, whose product is MNTPQEHLISDASGAYSRKVWLMAAPEKLPATRLGVFLDGEYYVNHMNAPGMIGSLQQGEMILPMACVFVSHVDGAARHRDLTCNPEYAAFIARDVVGWARRRLPELAKGGHLIAGPSLGGLASAFTAVQYPQVFARCLSQSGSFWWKEEWLAKHLHQMPHAQSKFWLSVGDRETAFGVSHPPTGLRQEVTQIAACERFAKALATQNHRVLYRVFEGGHELSPWKDELPNALQWLLS